A region from the Buteo buteo chromosome 19, bButBut1.hap1.1, whole genome shotgun sequence genome encodes:
- the CDPF1 gene encoding cysteine-rich DPF motif domain-containing protein 1: MDAAKEVQPTGEFTCQLCGLTAPYTYYGQKPPNTRSIVLLEESYVMKDPFTPDKDKFLILGSHCSLCRRSVCVGTECSLFYSKRFCLPCVNENLKAFPLEIQEDMDKRKPQQKSFPCKKKDSRT; the protein is encoded by the exons ATGGATGCTGCCAAAGAAGTTCAGCCCACAGGAGAGTTCACATGTCAGCTATGTGGCTTAACAGCTCCATACACGTACTATGGGCAGAAGCCACCAAACACACGCTCTATTGT GCTTTTGGAAGAAAGCTATGTCATGAAGGATCCTTTCACCCCTGACAAGGACAAATTCCTCATCCTTGGGTCTCACTGCAGTTTGTGTAGAAGATCAGTGTGCGTTGGTACA gaaTGTAGTCTGTTCTACTCCAAAAGGTTCTGCCTCCCCTGTGTGAATGAAAACCTAAAGGCCTTTCCTTTGGAAATACAAGAAGATATGGATAAAAGGAAGCCCCAACAAAAATCTTTCCCCTGTAAAAAAAAGGATTCAAGAACATAA
- the PKDREJ gene encoding polycystin family receptor for egg jelly: MTALHLLLQLLCCRPRGSGVSSPRLQPPPLLVTCWGPHGQVSQRQDNESWVSCLWNSTVNLRYQPAPGVRPEAEGKEGCPPPPPHCFWYLNSAWVKNTSRWSGQVTLQTGLPPGSAPPPRASSLLTVQCSSASCAAPECFHHNVSIKVSGQDMRLFVLWPQTHLIHARQPVELGWCARLKSASWQYRFSSQGGSPSTLLLPSSQHQDTPPLAIYPTAELQQTCATYYSYRVTVRYRQHGLHVASVSIEQMPQISLSLSLKVEPDLLHVLSVSSKLLSFPQQPLSLSWRLQPLTPRTLAYRLVDMQAIGGWLRSYSSFTLQSNFCAISTPQSLGEMVVASIYFHVDGKRFEELTGELHLLNGTLSLIAGRETPTHVNLHPGKTNSSTYIFGYNHRMFYANKENNSPIFRDGPNTRTVFYQHKELSYLLSIEFVAFQWYRFNMYLYMNQKRALFRSLAERDLEVHVFSSGHPSFLQSFAYILWFIPAQHPMLQCEWTFHLQLFGTQKDHLLQNSTYTYNDHVRNATRFVRRSALPFDPEKYTGFVAKVNCTRSTLTPALLRVRVNNYAAKTIEAPVFCQKEACYIDTVQIQKPVLHTSVLRQKRGTSFYLFVRLLVDCKVGISIYPLWRIYPVQDTTSIPDWTRPINSSLMYGIEMIHLTVPSFTLDYGLYLFYFTVEIIPIRTTTVLRGSDKVYVQIESTDLVANIAGGTFRTVGFSDNWTLDGSASYDPDSQEGLKGITFTWYCTKEVSDYKNMKVSPGKRCHPAQRDLKWLTFSGPVQAMPPESLPGNAVYYFRLAIQKDRRRSYADQTVDVQPGSPLLLDVACLENCGSTLIPTERFTLSGKCLNCRTNSQPVYYWSLFSENSTEINFDWSSRTSTGRSGSYLSIHALTFTKTAHRSYILLLKVTTWDGRSSIYRHTFKVNSPPRAGKCTINPHQGTAFLTKFVVQCSGFSDSNLPLTYKVIVASNVPKTTKITSVEENTFGTILYFGYQPKTPPSFLPVGVPSQKYTLTLYVQVCDSLGAFTQVSLYVRVWNPVNSRPLAVVFHELLASVSGLSAPMTSYLQTGDYFSAGYLAYLAASVLNYIKAPPTLQLPKAQFRESLIKTALNISVEGTMEINQVVASLSQVTEEANEVNVRSQDLAIKKLTEVTGVLKIQRNESHWSEQAEIQTSGILRCLSNILRAALLHRRNVNVSGVKKVFSIMENLTEIVFQGKVPGETETLMETKHWNITLKKDETWNIANAFSTRNACSNCFYPSLKKGNYSGLPHDAVISTALFEFDENPFPWLGYTSEIATMVLGFKMAETKANGDLLGIVPEGAEITIARKDKESSNFQLAMGPDKTQAYTTGGFSFEVSRNTKSIYIQILTKLKVTFKLLVFTGANVTHAHPIASFDAFHNMPTVASKNETASADCNVKAPYIICLPESLLTATAQGSITDTHNISIVLLTPYVVRYQTQRLVSIHIFSDQCLFLDGVQSLWREDTCRLGSMTNWQRVHCVCNMKRSRRSLSVHTASNASTFNIRFLAAKVIVTPNTVDLGKNLIADIPKNPVTFLTVLFIFAIYFLLSLWAIRKDRAERYSKDKIIVLPDNDPFDKVSFLVTLYTGSRWGAGTKADVFLQLIGQNGTSDVHCLRHPHFPSFQQGSTDCFLLTTKKDLGDICSFRVWHNNKGSSPSWFLSRAKVENMSTRKTWFFMCRKWLSLDKGDHLLERTFAVTNLKTPLPRIDYFLIKLANSLTEGHLWFSIFAHVLTGTFSRLQRLSSCLAILLLNLLVNIMFFNAGKKEESPIHLRYLRSITVGIECALITIPVEMIIIALFKYSLKEPSPRGVAQMDPKLSSPLPSGNLKNWKEPLQKLYLSETSSQSRNFSPSENLRSPSKSQSPPCSRKTRSKGAPQNWSNCTVSERDANVIGTEEQMITANSPPMAKACPRRQPSNFNFGNNHTEGGNFQKEMKPSIASMSFHKRPHVVFWWWCVYLSWALVIAVTGLSSFFVVLYGLSYGYQTSLEWLLASATSFIENVFLLSILKIIFFSAMSTIRPKYCENITWLTQKKYSEIKLAKETMSADEMRELHLKLAKVRGTKQYKPLEADEIANMLKRAKIKVKAFIFTKGFISHLVFLTLLLNFAYSTENVNSFHYNRFIHNQFSPRLSTVDKLEHIYVWVKDLFLPLIHNDIQPTFFPESWSKIIGLPRMRQVRAKGTEKKCFHPHSYVNNFVISKSHCLHKYGSDIPEKGDYAGAWTKVANQSISKDASSYGGFTYEQNKTLWTYYSYGDLHTYGPAGYTFYFFPEEGRPNSTTRLDALQQSNWLDEKTWAVIIELTTFNSDAALFCTISVIFEMSDFGIIKPSLSVHSFALPIFHQQTKAQMFVFVVTLAFLFIYIADELYIISQEKKDYIKNISNIINFGLKSAFLLFVFLKVIKFKVGADIVKFYLLHPNDFIHFHAVSHLDKTLRITMGFLAFLVVLKTLKYSQFFYDVRLAQRSILAALPGISSMALLVVVYFFVFTAFGYLVFGQHEWNYNNMIHSAQTIFSYCVSAFRDTAFSSNRLLGGLFLASFMLVMICVLINLFQAVIMSAYGDMKQPVYEEPSDEAQAVTFVLQRLKSIFYLLICKTSKTSEPDLFHSVLYGQPDRRHQRHLGLKNRKINGKKMVYLVI, from the coding sequence ATGACAGcgcttcacctcctcctccagctgctctgctgccgCCCCAGAGGCTCGGGGGTCTCCTCACCCCGTCTCCAGCCACCACCCCTGCTGGTCACCTGCTGGGGCCCTCACGGACAAGTCTCTCAACGGCAGGACAACGAGAGTTGGGTCTCATGCCTGTGGAACAGCACCGTGAACCTGCGTTACCAGCCCGCCCCAGGAGTAAGACCAGAGGCAGAGGGGAAAGAGGGGTGCCCACCACCCCCACCTCACTGCTTTTGGTACCTGAACTCGGCCTGGGTGAAGAACACCTCGCGCTGGTCAGGCCAGGTCACGCTGCAGACAGGTCTCCCACCAGGAAGCGCTCCTCCACCCAGGGCCTCCAGCCTCCTTACAGTGCAATGCTCGTCTGCTTCATGCGCTGCACCCGAGTGCTTTCACCACAACGTGAGCATCAAGGTGTCTGGGCAGGATATGCGCCTGTTCGTGCTTTGGCCGCAGACGCACCTGATCCACGCACGGCAGCCAGTAGAGCTGGGCTGGTGCGCGCGCCTCAAGAGTGCCAGCTGGCAGTACCGCTTCAGCAGCCAGGGAGGCAGCCCCTCtacccttctcctccccagcagtCAGCATCAAGACACGCCGCCGCTTGCTATCTACCCAACAGCCGAGCTGCAACAGACCTGTGCTACCTACTACAGCTACCGCGTGACTGTGCGCTACAGGCAACACGGCCTCCATGTTGCTTCGGTCAGCATCGAGCAGATGCCTCAGATAAGCCTCAGCCTCTCTCTCAAGGTAGAGCCTGACTTGCTGCATGTCCTCAGCGTCAGCTCCAAGCTCCTTAGTTTTCCTCAACagcccctcagcctctcctggaGGCTTCAGCCCCTTACCCCGAGGACACTGGCTTACAGACTGGTAGACATGCAGGCTATAGGAGGTTGGCTCCGTTCCTACAGTTCCTTTACTCTGCAGAGCAACTTCTGTGCCATTTCCACACCTCAGAGCCTGGGTGAGATGGTGGTGGCCAGCATTTACTTTCATGTTGATGGAAAGAGGTTCGAGGAATTGACGGGAGAACTACATCTACTCAATGGTACCCTCAGCCTAATTGCAGGCAGAGAAACTCCCACCCATGTCAACCTTCACCCAGGGAAGACCAACAGTAGCACTTACATTTTCGGGTACAACCACAGAATGTTTtatgcaaacaaagaaaacaacagccCTATTTTCAGAGATGGCCCTAACACACGCACTGTGTTCTACCAACACAAGGAGCTCTCCTACTTACTCTCCATAGAATTTGTGGCCTTCCAGTGGTACAGGTTCAATATGTACCTTTATATGAATCAGAAGAGAGCTTTGTTTAGGTCTCTGGCAGAAAGAGACCTTGAAGTCCACGTTTTCAGCAGTGGCCAtccttcttttctgcagagctttgcTTATATACTGTGGTTTATCCCTGCTCAACATCCAATGCTACAATGCGAGTGGACCTTCCATCTGCAGCTTTTTGGAACGCAAAAAGACCACCTTCTCCAGAACAGCACGTACACATACAACGATCATGTAAGAAATGCCACACGTTTTGTCCGTCGCTCTGCTTTACCGTTTGATCCAGAGAAATACACAGGGTTTGTGGCAAAAGTGAACTGTACCAGAAGTACACTAACACCGGCTCTTTTAAGAGTCAGAGTCAACAACTATGCTGCAAAAACCATAGAAGCACCAGTGTTTTGCCAGAAAGAAGCCTGTTACATAGACACTGTGCAGATTCAGAAACCTGTTCTTCATACCTCTGTCCTGCGCCAGAAAAGGGGGACATCTTTTTACCTCTTTGTCAGATTACTAGTAGACTGCAAAGTTGGTATATCTATCTACCCCTTGTGGCGAATCTACCCTGTTCAGGACACAACAAGTATTCCAGACTGGACAAGACCGATAAACTCTTCTTTGATGTATGGCATAGAAATGATACACTTAACTGTTCCCAGTTTTACTTTAGATTATGGGTtgtatctgttttatttcactgttgaGATAATCCCAATTAGGACCACAACAGTCCTCAGGGGCTCAGACAAAGTTTATGTTCAGATTGAAAGCACTGACCTAGTGGCAAATATTGCAGGAGGCACATTCCGCACAGTGGGTTTTTCTGATAATTGGACCCTTGATGGCTCTGCTTCCTATGATCCTGATTCACAGGAAGGACTAAAGGGAATCACATTTACTTGGTACTGCACTAAAGAGGTATCAGACTATAAAAACATGAAAGTCAGCCCAGGAAAGAGATGCCATCCGGCCCAGAGGGATTTGAAATGGTTAACGTTCTCAGGTCCAGTTCAAGCAATGCCACCAGAATCCCTCCCAGGAAACGCCGTATACTACTTTCGTCTAGCAATTCAAAAGGATAGAAGGAGGAGTTATGCCGACCAAACTGTAGACGTGCAGCCCGGCTCCCCACTCCTTCTGGATGTAGCATGCCTTGAAAACTGTGGTAGCACTCTAATTCCAACAGAGAGATTTACCTTGTCTGGAAAATGCCTAAACTGTAGAACAAACAGCCAGCCAGTCTACTACTGGtcccttttttcagaaaactccACAGAAATTAACTTTGACTGGTCTTCCAGAACCTCAACGGGGAGGTCTGGTTCGTACCTGTCTATACATGCTTTGACTTTTACAAAGACCGCACATCGATCCTACATACTTCTGTTAAAAGTAACTACCTGGGATGGTAGGTCTTCAATCTACAGACACACATTTAAGGTAAATTCTCCTCCTAGGGCTGGTAAGTGTACCATCAACCCACACCAGGGCACAGCCTTTCTGACAAAATTTGTTGTTCAATGCAGTGGATTTTCTGACAGCAATTTACCTCTGACATATAAAGTGATAGTAGCTTCCAATGTACCCAAAACTACCAAAATAACTTCTGTGGAGGAAAATACATTTGGCACAATTCTGTACTTTGGCTATCAGCCTAAAACTCCTCCATCTTTTCTCCCAGTTGGAGTGCCCTCTCAAAAGTACACCTTGACACTTTACGTTCAAGTCTGTGATTCCCTTGGGGCGTTTACCCAAGTGAGTTTATATGTCCGTGTGTGGAACCCAGTTAACAGTCGACCACTAGCTGTTGTGTTTCATGAACTGCTGGCCTCAGTGAGCGGTTTGAGTGCACCGATGACGTCTTATCTCCAGACTGGAGATTATTTTAGCGCAGGTTATTTGGCTTATCTGGCAGCCTCTGTCTTAAACTATATTAAAGCCCCACCAACTCTCCAGCTCCCTAAGGCTCAGTTTCGGGAAAGCCTGATTAAAACAGCCCTGAATATTTCAGTTGAGGGCACAATGGAAATCAACCAGGTAGTTGCTTCTCTTTCTCAAGTCACAGAGGAAGCCAATGAAGTGAATGTTAGGTCACAAGACCTTGCCATTAAGAAACTGACAGAAGTAACTGGAGTGCTGAAGATACAGAGGAATGAGAGCCATTGGTCTGAGCAAGCAGAAATTCAGACCAGTGGAATACTAAGATGCTTGTCCAACATTCTGAGAGCTGCTCTTCTGCATCGCAGGAATGTCAATGTAAGTGGAGTTAAAAAAGTCTTCTCCATTATGGAAAATTTAACAGAGATAGTTTTCCAGGGCAAAGTCCCTGGAGAAACAGAAACtctaatggaaacaaaacactgGAATATCACTCTGAAGAAAGATGAAACCTGGAACATTGCAAATGCTTTCTCTACCAGAAACGCCTGCAGCAATTGCTTTTATCCATCACTGAAAAAGGGAAATTATTCAGGATTGCCCCATGATGCTGTGATTTCCACTGCCCTTTTTGAGTTTGATGAGAACCCCTTCCCTTGGTTAGGTTACACATCAGAAATCGCAACAATGGTCTTGGGGTTTAAAATGGCAGAGACCAAGGCTAATGGGGATCTACTAGGGATCGTGCCTGAAGGAGCAGAAATTACCATTGCTAGGAAAGATAAGGAATCTTCAAATTTTCAGTTAGCAATGGGACCCGACAAAACACAAGCTTACACAACTGGAGGATTTAGTTTTGAAGTCAGCAGAAATACCAAGAGCATATACATCCAGATCCTGACAAAACTAAAAGTTACTTTCAAGTTGCTAGTGTTTACAGGTGCCAATGTCACTCATGCTCATCCCATAGCCTCATTTGATGCTTTTCACAATATGCCAACAGTTGCAAGCAAAAATGAGACAGCTAGCGCTGACTGTAACGTTAAGGCTCCCTATATTATCTGTCTCCCAGAGTCATTGCTGACAGCCACAGCTCAAGGAAGCATTACAGACACTCATAACATCTCCATTGTCTTGCTGACACCCTATGTTGTAAGGTATCAAACCCAGAGACTAGTAAGCATACACATTTTTAGTGATCAGTGCTTATTTCTGGATGGAGTTCAAAGTCTGTGGAGAGAAGACACATGCAGGCTTGGCTCCATGACCAACTGGCAGAGGGTACATTGTGTCTGCAATATGAAGCGGAGTCGTAGAAGCCTGTCAGTCCACACTGCATCAAATGCATCCACGTTCAACATCAGGTTCCTGGCAGCCAAAGTAATAGTTACCCCCAACACAGTAGATCTAGGAAAAAACCTGATAGCAGACATACCTAAAAACCCAGTGACCTTCTTAACAGTGCTCTTTATTTTTGCCATCTACTTTCTTTTGTCCCTCTGGGCCATAAGAAAAGACAGGGCTGAGAGGTACAGCAAAGACAAGATTATAGTTCTGCCAGACAACGACCCGTTTGATAAAGTGAGCTTTTTGGTCACTTTATACACAGGCAGTCGCTGGGGAGCTGGAACCAAAGCAGATGTCTTTCTTCAGCTCATTGGCCAGAATGGCACGAGTGATGTCCACTGTTTACGGCACCCACATTTTCCATCTTTCCAACAAGGAAGCACTGATTGCTTTCTGTTAACTACTAAGAAAGACTTGGGAGACATTTGTTCCTTCAGGGTCTGGCACAATAACAAGGGCTCATCTCCAAGCTGGTTCTTAAGCAGAGCCAAAGTTGAGAACATGTCCACCAGGAAGACCTGGTTCTTTATGTGCAGGAAATGGCTTTCTCTTGACAAGGGCGATCACTTACTAGAAAGGACATTTGCTGTCACAAACCTGAAGACACCTCTGCCCAGAATTGACTATTTTTTGATTAAACTTGCCAACAGCCTGACAGAAGGCCATCTGTGGTTCTCAATTTTTGCTCACGTTCTAACTGGCACTTTCAGCAGGCTCCAAAGATTGTCTTCATGTTTAGcaatattattattaaactTGCTTGTTAACATTATGTTCTTTAATGCTGGCAAGAAAGAAGAATCTCCAATACACTTGAGGTATTTGAGATCAATAACAGTAGGAATTGAATGTGCTTTGATTACCATACCTGTGGAAATGATTATAATTGCCTTATTTAAGTACTCCCTGAAGGAACCTTCTCCTCGTGGTGTGGCTCAGATGGACCCAAAGCTAAGTTCACCCCTCCCGTCTGGAAATCTTAAGAACTGGAAGGAACCTTTGCAAAAATTGTACCTTTCAGAAACTTCATCACAATCAAGGAATTTTAGTCCCTCAGAGAACCTTCGCAGTCCCAGCAAATCACAGAGCCCGCCATGTTCCAGAAAGACAAGAAGCAAGGGAGCTCCCCAAAACTGGAGTAATTGCACAGTTTCTGAAAGAGATGCAAATGTAATTGGAACAGAGGAGCAGATGATAACTGCGAATTCCCCTCCAATGGCCAAGGCTTGCCCGAGAAGACAACCATCAAATTTCAATTTTGGTAATAATCACACAGAAGGGGGcaactttcagaaagaaatgaaaccaaGCATTGCCTCCATGTCCTTTCACAAGAGACCACATGTagttttttggtggtggtgtgtcTATCTCTCATGGGCACTAGTTATAGCTGTCACTGGGCTATCATCATTTTTCGTTGTGTTATACGGTTTGTCTTATGGCTATCAGACTTCACTAGAGTGGCTTTTAGCATCTGCAACCTCCTTTATTGAGAATGTGTTTCTCCTTTCAAttctaaaaatcatttttttctcagctatGAGTACAATTCGTCCAAAGTACTGTGAAAACATCACATGGTTAACTCAGAAAAAGTATTCTGAGATTAAGCTGGCTAAAGAAACGATGAGTGCTGATGAGATGAGAGAGTTGCACTTGAAACTCGCTAAAGTCAGAGGCACCAAGCAGTATAAGCCTTTAGAAGCTGATGAAATTGCAAACATGCTGAAAAGGGCAAAAATTAAAGTcaaggcatttattttcacaaaaggTTTCATCAGTCACCTTGTCTTTTTAACGCTGCTATTAAATTTTGCCTATTCCACTGAGAATGTCAACAGTTTCCACTACAACCGATTCATCCATAACCAATTCTCTCCACGACTCTCCACTGTAGATAAGCTAGAACATATCTACGTGTGGGTGAAAGACTTATTCTTGCCTTTGATCCACAATGACATTCAGCCAACCTTTTTTCCCGAGAGCTGGTCCAAAATCATTGGTTTGCCTAGAATGAGGCAAGTGCGGGCTAAAGGTACTGAGAAAAAATGCTTCCATCCTCACAGCTATGTAAATAACTTTGTGATCAGTAAAAGCCACTGTCTTCACAAATATGGCAGTGACATCCCAGAGAAAGGTGACTACGCTGGTGCTTGGACAAAGGTTGCCAACCAGTCCATTTCCAAGGATGCCAGCAGTTATGGTGGGTTCACTTATGAGCAAAACAAGACTCTGTGGACGTATTATTCATATGGAGATTTGCACACATATGGACCAGCAGGATACACgttttactttttccctgaAGAAGGAAGACCTAATTCAACGACAAGGCTGGATGCTCTACAACAGAGCAACTGGCTTGATGAAAAGACATGGGCTGTGATCATTGAACTAACTACATTCAACTCAGATGCAGCTCTCTTTTGCACCATCTCGGTCATATTTGAAATGTCTGATTTTGGGATCATAAAACCAAGTTTGTCAGTACACTCTTTTGCACTCCCCATTTTTCATCAGCAAACTAAAGCTCAAATGTTTGTGTTTGTAGTTACTCTTGCGTTTCTGTTCATTTACATTGCAGATGAGCTTTACATCataagccaagaaaaaaaagattatattaaaaacatttccaataTAATCAACTTTGGCTTAAAATCAGCAttcctcctttttgtttttttaaaggtcataAAGTTTAAGGTGGGAGCAGATATAGTGAAGTTTTACTTACTTCATCCAAAtgatttcattcattttcatgcaGTTTCTCATTTAGATAAGACTTTAAGGATTACTATGGGCTTTTTAGCATTTCTTGTAGTTTTGAAAACTCTAAAATATTCTCAATTCTTTTATGATGTACGCCTGGCACAAAGATCGATCTTGGCAGCCCTTCCTGGAATCTCCTCAATGGCCCTTTTAGTGGTGGTGTACTTCTTTGTATTTACGGCTTTTGGCTATCTTGTGTTTGGGCAACATGAATGGAATTACAATAACATGATCCACTCAGCTCAGACCATATTCTCTTACTGTGTCTCAGCTTTCAGAGATACTGCATTTTCATCCAACAGGTTGCTGGGTGGTCTTTTCCTAGCCTCTTTCATGCTGGTGATGATCTGTGTCTTGATCAATCTCTTCCAAGCTGTTATTATGTCTGCCTATGGAGATATGAAACAACCTGTATATGAAGAACCATCTGATGAAGCACAAGCGGTTACTTTTGTATTGCAAAGGCtcaaaagtatattttatctTCTGATCTGTAAAACATCCAAAACCAGCGAGCCTGATCTTTTTCACAGTGTACTCTACGGGCAGCCTGACAGAAGACATCAGCGACATTTAGGGctcaagaacagaaaaataaatggaaaaaaaatggtttatctTGTCATATAA